One genomic region from Athalia rosae chromosome 3, iyAthRosa1.1, whole genome shotgun sequence encodes:
- the LOC125500228 gene encoding uncharacterized protein LOC125500228 yields the protein MNRRVRLLWIVLTIVYPLRVFGLAPFSIDTETWRRASTNLSAPRVFVPTKIGLAYDVLLSIAFLVLAALAWPSAYDLDYPNKSFFTATTDVVQGMIFIVTTCVILISWGFNQTKAVGIINRLIGVEFALNSYFENRPVYSKLSIARCVFHLISNAALWITLWVTEIVIYSKVIVILWSYINVPSFLVYCYIVEYLIALGLIANKFERVNDCLSDLNMVSYRTSSRLLADLKLLHKIRTTLFEVSEDLAEFFSFPILLCIACSFFNLVYNFYYLLTYPFLSTDTPSNIALNNTLSWILVALYPLVLLFASIKETIEKAKLTALIIDKLYDATTRSEIRTELRHFSLHLLHEKLHFQAYNFFTIDFNLLQSMIGATATYLAIICQFNFESLNPIGMRRTITGQDLWLICVTAVQFFSFRSDLNVRGRMGKNISPSTMKFLPNGYKNLLNFVKACVMFSKIFGLTPFSVRIETETIKNSSQRILARGGPAFVNSKFGMAYNILIIIVLVVTPVYILSGDLAIDYGTKNSMTIAIWVVQKIQAFVAAVIVIGCCGFRQKMITSITNRLLNTDVLLGSFLDKSRQVFSTSYYLAHIIFTASIWMTFVSFEPPNHYGGSKLLVWCVDSIPAAIMYIFTVKYAIIVGSIARELKNFNEILSEFDESINDDESTNPRNSAAGLYCYASLITRRNNYVSPDRLASLKLLHAIRNTLTEISIDVRQYFSFPITHCMIAFFVAIVTHTYAITTNVLSEEEKFSLDDGILKAVCRLCIVCYPMILLFENVRRTLKRANTTGHVIHTLLRRSNQRDIRTELEQFSCQLLHEKIKFTANGLFSLDYSLLHSMVGATTTYLVILMQFNDAGTEKNFSQLSEVERFENETTCNNDNNHAIGYIRNDT from the exons ATGAATCGTCGTGTCAGGCTCCTATGGATCGTTCTGACGATCGTTTATCCCCTCAGGGTTTTTGGGCTCGCTCCTTTTTCCATCGACACCGAAACTTGGCGGAGAGCGTCGACTAATTTATCGGCACCAAGGGTCTTCGTCCCGACTAAAATCGGCCTCGCTTACGACGTCCTTCTTTCGATCGCGTTTTTGGTGCTCGCAGCACTCGCCTGGCCCAGTGCTTACGATCTAGATTATCCAAATAAAAGTTTCTTCACCGCAACTACCGATGTCGTGCAAGGAATGATCTTCATAGTAACGACTTGCGTTATCCTTATCTCCTGGGGTTTCAACCAAACGAAAGCCGTCGGGATAATCAACAGACTGATCGGTGTCGAGTTTGCGCTCAATAGTTACTTCGAGAATCGTCCGGTATATTCAAAATTATCGATCGCCCGCTGCgtttttcatttgatatcaAACGCCGCCCTGTGGATCACATTGTGGGTTACGGAGATTGTGATCTATTCCAAGGTCATTGTTATATTATGGTCCTATATCAATGTACCAAGTTTTTTAGTTTACTGTTACATCGTTGAGTACTTAATCGCGCTCGGTTTGATTGCTAACAAATTCGAAAGGGTTAACGATTGCCTCTCGGATTTGAATATGGTATCGTATCGAACGAGTTCCCGGCTGTTGGCAGATTTGAAATTACTCCATAAAATACGAACGACGCTCTTCGAGGTCTCCGAGGACCTGGcggaattcttttcttttccaattttactCTGCATCGcttgttcgttttttaatttagtttacaatttttattacctgCTGACTTACCCGTTTTTATCGACCGACACTCCGTCGAACATCGCTCTGAATAATACGCTCTCATGGATTCTCGTTGCTCTTTATCCCCTCGTTTTACTCTTTGCCAGTATCAAGGAGACCATCGAAAAG GCAAAACTAACGGCGCTCATTATAGATAAATTATACGATGCAACGACGCGATCGGAGATCAGAACTGAG CTCAGACACTTTTCCCTTCATCTACTTCACGAAAAGCTGCATTTTCAAGCCTACAACTTCTTCACGATCGACTTCAATTTATTGCAATCG aTGATCGGAGCCACCGCTACCTACCTCGCGATAATATGCCAGTTCAATTTCG AATCTCTTAATCCTATCGGAATGCGTCGGACGATAACGGGACAAGATTTATGGCTAATTTGCGTAACTGCCGTacagtttttcagttttcgaagTGACCTCAACGTTCGCGGTCGCAtggggaaaaatatttcaccttcgacgatgaaatttctgCCAAATGGTTACAAAAACTTACTGAACTTCGTAAAAGCATGTGTgatgttttcgaaaatttttggcctgACACCTTTCTCCGTCAGGATTGAAaccgaaacgataaaaaacaGCTCTCAGCGCATTTTGGCTCGGGGGGGACCAGCCTTCGTGAATTCGAAATTTGGAATGGCTTACAATATTCTGATAATAATCGTGCTCGTGGTAACGCCGGTATACATTCTGTCGGGAGATTTAGCCATCGACTACGGTACCAAGAACTCCATGACAATAGCTATATGGGTGGTCCAAAAAATTCAGGCTTTCGTCGCAGCCGTTATAGTGATCGGTTGTTGCGGATTTAGGCAAAAAATGATCACGAGTATAACGAACAGATTGTTGAACACGGATGTTCTACTCGGTTCATTTCTCGATAAGAGTCGTCAAGTATTTTCGACGTCATACTATTTGGCGCACATTATTTTCACTGCTTCAATATGGATGACTTTCGTTAGCTTTGAACCTCCAAATCATTACGGCGGATCGAAGCTATTGGTTTGGTGCGTCGACAGCATACCGGCTGCGATAATGTACATTTTTACCGTAAAGTATGCGATAATCGTCGGTTCGATAGccagagaattgaaaaacttcaatgaaatattgTCGGAATTCGACGAGTCGATCAACGACGACGAATCAACGAATCCTCGCAACTCCGCTGCAGGTTTATATTGTTACGCATCGTTGATAACTCGACGAAATAATTACGTATCGCCGGATCGATTAGCCTCCCTTAAATTACTCCACGCCATTCGTAACACTCTTACAGAAATCTCGATAGATGTGagacaatatttttcatttcccataACGCATTGTATGATCGCATTTTTCGTAGCTATTGTCACACATACTTATGCGATAACGACTAACGTTCTgtcggaagaagaaaaattttcattagacGACGGAATTTTGAAAGCCGTCTGTCGGTTATGCATCGTTTGTTATCCGATGATTCTGCTCTTCGAGAATGTCAGAAGAACTCTGAAACGG GCTAATACCACCGGACACGTAATTCACACTTTGCTTCGCAGATCCAACCAACGAGACATAAGAACCGAA CTCGAACAATTCTCCTGTCAATTGCTACACGAAAAGATCAAGTTCACAGCAAATGGATTATTCTCATTGGACTACTCGCTGTTACATTCG ATGGTAGGGGCAACGACGACCTACCTCGTTATTTTGATGCAGTTTAACGACGCGGGcacggagaaaaatttcagtcaaTTAAGCGAAGTCGAACGATTTGAAAATGAGACTACttgtaataacgataataatcatgCCATCGGTTATATTCGCAATgatacttga